A region of Triplophysa dalaica isolate WHDGS20190420 chromosome 20, ASM1584641v1, whole genome shotgun sequence DNA encodes the following proteins:
- the map7b gene encoding ensconsin isoform X2, with product MPAPLRMRRGACRSAIPSLSTIVEEEEGQLSRKRRRRGGGADSHLRADDKSSWSRPESSASGQNTYTVRSPTEIHTVTRPEPLMLKNDERQRLARERREELDKQNATRDSKWLEREERAQHFYEKQLEERRKKLEEQRLREERRRAAVEEKRRQRLEEDQARYEAVIRKTMEKSQRVRPKSNRWSWGGTLSASTSHNNDAERRSVSTMNLSKHMDPVISKRLSSSSATLLNSPDRALLKQTSQSSSCLLKKTLSKSKISREKIPQEQSAGIRRMPLTPWENSMVNRLQTPTHSYLARSRSAMSLSGDAASCHPMSATSFKSLQSRSTERPIRTSLNFEKPIRENISLDTRTRRRTTQIIPVDRKDKDNVRKSWSNLSYPTTPTLSLFTPKRAPSPAGNCSRVTNPSPNRSSTAKPSQKSPNPKKSPTPPASMRLSASNPSLSPGNLRPNRVNPESSRVSPEGEGGKKGAMLTSVDPPKTKPETPVTKPEPSAESAGSPPSIRPYAGTTDPEEASRLLAEKRRQAREQREREEEERRQQEEAERRGREEMARRKAEERAKREEEAQRQAEERGRREEEEKRLEEERAQKEREEAERLQKQKEEEEARQREEAECLRLEREKHFQKEEAERLERKKRLEEIMKRTRRSDPKTTPQKNGDVSRERGQDSTMSGSPSVSVSTPQSPETDRSDSNGHTGPSFITPILPTAGHSTVLAAQLRENGIATEKETFEEVIEVPMTSKLSRQDGDGEEMENKEEEKRKVPLLAFTENGSTHSTNELEENPAQQRADIV from the exons GTGCTGACTCCCACCTCAGAGCAGATGACAAGTCATCATGGAGTCGACCCGAGTCATCTGCCTCAGGACAGAACACCTACACTGTTCGCAGTCCTACGGAGATCCACACTGTTACCAGACCAG aGCCTCTAATGCTGAAGAACGATGAAAGACAGAGACTCGCTCGTGAGCGAAGGGAGGAGCTGGACAAACAGAATG ctACACGAGATTCGAAGTGGCTTGAGCGAGAGGAGAGAGCGCAACATTTTTACGAGAAACAGTTGGAGGAGCGGAGAAAGAAGCTGGAGGAGCAAAGGCTAAGAGAGGAGAGGAGACGCGCCGCTGTGGAGGAAAAACGTCGACAGAGACTAGAGGAGGATCAG GCACGGTATGAAGCTGTTATCAGGAAGACCATGGAGAAGAGTCAGAGAGTCAGGCCTAAATCAAACCGCTGGAGCTGGGGCGGAACACTGTCGGCTAGCACCTCACACAATAATG aTGCGGAAAGAAGGTCAGTATCCACCATGAATCTGTCTAAACACATGGACCCAGTCATTTCCAAACGTCTCTCCTCTTCTTCAGCAACACTGCTGAATTCACCAGATAGAG CCTTACTGAAGCAGACGTCTCAGTCATCGTCttgcttgttaaaaaaaacactgtctaAATCCAAAATCTCCAGAGAGAAGATCCCTCAGGAACAATCAGCAG GTATACGTCGCATGCCTCTGACCCCATGGGAGAATTCGATGGTCAATCGACTTCAGACACCAACACACTCGTATCTGGCCAGGAGTCGCAGCGCCATGTCTTTGTCTGGTGATGCAG CCTCCTGTCACCCAATGAGCGCAACATCCTTCAAGTCACTCCAGTCACGCAGCACCGAGCGACCAATCAGAACAAGCCTTAATTTTGAGAAACCAATAAGAGAAAACATTTCTTTGGACACCCGCACTCGCAGAAGGACCACCCAGATTATCCCG GTCGACAGAAAGGATAAGGACAACGTCAGAAAGTCATGGAGTAACTTGTCATATCCCACTACTCCCACTCTGAGCCTCTTCACGCCCAAGAGAGCTCCTTCACCCGCCGGGAACTGCAGCAGGGTCACCAATCCATCACCTAACAG GAGCTCCACTGCTAAACCTTCTCAAAAGTCTCCTAACCCTAAAAAGTCTCCAACCCCACCTGCATCAATGCGTCTGTCTGCTAGCAACCCCTCTTTATCACCGGGTAACCTCAGGCCCAACAGAGTAAACCCGGAGAGCTCGAGAGTCAGTCCAGAGGGAGAGGGGGGCAAAAAAGGGGCGATGTTGACAAGCGTTGACCCTCCCAAAACTAAACCAGAAACTCCTGTGACCAAACCTGAACCTTCAGCAG AAAGTGCTGGAAGTCCTCCATCAATACGACCCTATGCGGGCACAACAGATCCAGAGGAAGCATCTCGCCTGCTGGCTGAAAAACGTCGGCAGGCCAGAGAGCAAAGAGAACGAGAAGAGGAAGAAAGGAGACAACAGGAAGAGGCTGAAAG gcGCGGCAGGGAGGAGATGGCCCGCAGGAAGGCAGAAGAGAGAgcgaagagagaggaggaggcGCAGCGGCAGGCAGAGGAGAGGGGGAGaagggaggaggaggagaagcGTTTAGAGGAGGAGAGGGctcaaaaagagagagaggaagctGAACGCCTGCAGAaacag aaagaagaagaggaggcTCGGCAGAGAGAGGAGGCTGAGTGTTTGCGcctggagagagagaagcaCTTTCAGAAAGAGGAGGCAGAGAGACTCGAGAGGAAGAAG CGCCTCGAGGAAATCATGAAACGCACACGGCGATCTGATCCG AAGACAACCCCTCAGAAAAATGGTGACGTCAGCCGGGAGAGAGGACAAGATTCAA CAATGTCAGGTAGCCCCTCAGTGAGTGTGTCCACACCTCAGTCTCCTGAGACAGATCGCAGTGACAGTAATGGGCACACAGGCCCCAGCTTCATCACACCTATACTGCCCACTGCAGGTCACAG TACAGTCCTGGCTGCCCAGCTTAGAGAAAATGGCATTGCCACAGAGAAAGAGACCTTTGAGGAGGTCATAGAGGTTCCCATGACCTCCAAACTGTCTCGTCAGGATGGAGACGGGGAGGAGATGGAAAACAAGGAGGAAGAGAAGAGGAAAGTTCCCCTCTTGGCCTTCACAGAGAATGGAAGCACACACAGTACGAATGAACTGGAGGAGAACCCGGCACAGCAGAGAGCAG ATATTGTATGA
- the map7b gene encoding ensconsin isoform X4 encodes MPAPLRMRRGACRSAIPSLSTIVEEEEGQLSRKRRRRGGGADSHLRADDKSSWSRPESSASGQNTYTVRSPTEIHTVTRPEPLMLKNDERQRLARERREELDKQNATRDSKWLEREERAQHFYEKQLEERRKKLEEQRLREERRRAAVEEKRRQRLEEDQARYEAVIRKTMEKSQRVRPKSNRWSWGGTLSASTSHNNDAERRSVSTMNLSKHMDPVISKRLSSSSATLLNSPDRGIRRMPLTPWENSMVNRLQTPTHSYLARSRSAMSLSGDAVTPICPRSASCHPMSATSFKSLQSRSTERPIRTSLNFEKPIRENISLDTRTRRRTTQIIPVDRKDKDNVRKSWSNLSYPTTPTLSLFTPKRAPSPAGNCSRVTNPSPNRSSTAKPSQKSPNPKKSPTPPASMRLSASNPSLSPGNLRPNRVNPESSRVSPEGEGGKKGAMLTSVDPPKTKPETPVTKPEPSAESAGSPPSIRPYAGTTDPEEASRLLAEKRRQAREQREREEEERRQQEEAERRGREEMARRKAEERAKREEEAQRQAEERGRREEEEKRLEEERAQKEREEAERLQKQKEEEEARQREEAECLRLEREKHFQKEEAERLERKKRLEEIMKRTRRSDPKTTPQKNGDVSRERGQDSTMSGSPSVSVSTPQSPETDRSDSNGHTGPSFITPILPTAGHSTVLAAQLRENGIATEKETFEEVIEVPMTSKLSRQDGDGEEMENKEEEKRKVPLLAFTENGSTHSTNELEENPAQQRADIV; translated from the exons GTGCTGACTCCCACCTCAGAGCAGATGACAAGTCATCATGGAGTCGACCCGAGTCATCTGCCTCAGGACAGAACACCTACACTGTTCGCAGTCCTACGGAGATCCACACTGTTACCAGACCAG aGCCTCTAATGCTGAAGAACGATGAAAGACAGAGACTCGCTCGTGAGCGAAGGGAGGAGCTGGACAAACAGAATG ctACACGAGATTCGAAGTGGCTTGAGCGAGAGGAGAGAGCGCAACATTTTTACGAGAAACAGTTGGAGGAGCGGAGAAAGAAGCTGGAGGAGCAAAGGCTAAGAGAGGAGAGGAGACGCGCCGCTGTGGAGGAAAAACGTCGACAGAGACTAGAGGAGGATCAG GCACGGTATGAAGCTGTTATCAGGAAGACCATGGAGAAGAGTCAGAGAGTCAGGCCTAAATCAAACCGCTGGAGCTGGGGCGGAACACTGTCGGCTAGCACCTCACACAATAATG aTGCGGAAAGAAGGTCAGTATCCACCATGAATCTGTCTAAACACATGGACCCAGTCATTTCCAAACGTCTCTCCTCTTCTTCAGCAACACTGCTGAATTCACCAGATAGAG GTATACGTCGCATGCCTCTGACCCCATGGGAGAATTCGATGGTCAATCGACTTCAGACACCAACACACTCGTATCTGGCCAGGAGTCGCAGCGCCATGTCTTTGTCTGGTGATGCAG TGACCCCCATTTGTCCTCGCTCAGCCTCCTGTCACCCAATGAGCGCAACATCCTTCAAGTCACTCCAGTCACGCAGCACCGAGCGACCAATCAGAACAAGCCTTAATTTTGAGAAACCAATAAGAGAAAACATTTCTTTGGACACCCGCACTCGCAGAAGGACCACCCAGATTATCCCG GTCGACAGAAAGGATAAGGACAACGTCAGAAAGTCATGGAGTAACTTGTCATATCCCACTACTCCCACTCTGAGCCTCTTCACGCCCAAGAGAGCTCCTTCACCCGCCGGGAACTGCAGCAGGGTCACCAATCCATCACCTAACAG GAGCTCCACTGCTAAACCTTCTCAAAAGTCTCCTAACCCTAAAAAGTCTCCAACCCCACCTGCATCAATGCGTCTGTCTGCTAGCAACCCCTCTTTATCACCGGGTAACCTCAGGCCCAACAGAGTAAACCCGGAGAGCTCGAGAGTCAGTCCAGAGGGAGAGGGGGGCAAAAAAGGGGCGATGTTGACAAGCGTTGACCCTCCCAAAACTAAACCAGAAACTCCTGTGACCAAACCTGAACCTTCAGCAG AAAGTGCTGGAAGTCCTCCATCAATACGACCCTATGCGGGCACAACAGATCCAGAGGAAGCATCTCGCCTGCTGGCTGAAAAACGTCGGCAGGCCAGAGAGCAAAGAGAACGAGAAGAGGAAGAAAGGAGACAACAGGAAGAGGCTGAAAG gcGCGGCAGGGAGGAGATGGCCCGCAGGAAGGCAGAAGAGAGAgcgaagagagaggaggaggcGCAGCGGCAGGCAGAGGAGAGGGGGAGaagggaggaggaggagaagcGTTTAGAGGAGGAGAGGGctcaaaaagagagagaggaagctGAACGCCTGCAGAaacag aaagaagaagaggaggcTCGGCAGAGAGAGGAGGCTGAGTGTTTGCGcctggagagagagaagcaCTTTCAGAAAGAGGAGGCAGAGAGACTCGAGAGGAAGAAG CGCCTCGAGGAAATCATGAAACGCACACGGCGATCTGATCCG AAGACAACCCCTCAGAAAAATGGTGACGTCAGCCGGGAGAGAGGACAAGATTCAA CAATGTCAGGTAGCCCCTCAGTGAGTGTGTCCACACCTCAGTCTCCTGAGACAGATCGCAGTGACAGTAATGGGCACACAGGCCCCAGCTTCATCACACCTATACTGCCCACTGCAGGTCACAG TACAGTCCTGGCTGCCCAGCTTAGAGAAAATGGCATTGCCACAGAGAAAGAGACCTTTGAGGAGGTCATAGAGGTTCCCATGACCTCCAAACTGTCTCGTCAGGATGGAGACGGGGAGGAGATGGAAAACAAGGAGGAAGAGAAGAGGAAAGTTCCCCTCTTGGCCTTCACAGAGAATGGAAGCACACACAGTACGAATGAACTGGAGGAGAACCCGGCACAGCAGAGAGCAG ATATTGTATGA
- the map7b gene encoding ensconsin isoform X5 produces MPAPLRMRRGACRSAIPSLSTIVEEEEGQLSRKRRRRGGGADSHLRADDKSSWSRPESSASGQNTYTVRSPTEIHTVTRPEPLMLKNDERQRLARERREELDKQNATRDSKWLEREERAQHFYEKQLEERRKKLEEQRLREERRRAAVEEKRRQRLEEDQARYEAVIRKTMEKSQRVRPKSNRWSWGGTLSASTSHNNDAERRSVSTMNLSKHMDPVISKRLSSSSATLLNSPDRGIRRMPLTPWENSMVNRLQTPTHSYLARSRSAMSLSGDAASCHPMSATSFKSLQSRSTERPIRTSLNFEKPIRENISLDTRTRRRTTQIIPVDRKDKDNVRKSWSNLSYPTTPTLSLFTPKRAPSPAGNCSRVTNPSPNRSSTAKPSQKSPNPKKSPTPPASMRLSASNPSLSPGNLRPNRVNPESSRVSPEGEGGKKGAMLTSVDPPKTKPETPVTKPEPSAESAGSPPSIRPYAGTTDPEEASRLLAEKRRQAREQREREEEERRQQEEAERRGREEMARRKAEERAKREEEAQRQAEERGRREEEEKRLEEERAQKEREEAERLQKQKEEEEARQREEAECLRLEREKHFQKEEAERLERKKRLEEIMKRTRRSDPKTTPQKNGDVSRERGQDSTMSGSPSVSVSTPQSPETDRSDSNGHTGPSFITPILPTAGHSTVLAAQLRENGIATEKETFEEVIEVPMTSKLSRQDGDGEEMENKEEEKRKVPLLAFTENGSTHSTNELEENPAQQRADIV; encoded by the exons GTGCTGACTCCCACCTCAGAGCAGATGACAAGTCATCATGGAGTCGACCCGAGTCATCTGCCTCAGGACAGAACACCTACACTGTTCGCAGTCCTACGGAGATCCACACTGTTACCAGACCAG aGCCTCTAATGCTGAAGAACGATGAAAGACAGAGACTCGCTCGTGAGCGAAGGGAGGAGCTGGACAAACAGAATG ctACACGAGATTCGAAGTGGCTTGAGCGAGAGGAGAGAGCGCAACATTTTTACGAGAAACAGTTGGAGGAGCGGAGAAAGAAGCTGGAGGAGCAAAGGCTAAGAGAGGAGAGGAGACGCGCCGCTGTGGAGGAAAAACGTCGACAGAGACTAGAGGAGGATCAG GCACGGTATGAAGCTGTTATCAGGAAGACCATGGAGAAGAGTCAGAGAGTCAGGCCTAAATCAAACCGCTGGAGCTGGGGCGGAACACTGTCGGCTAGCACCTCACACAATAATG aTGCGGAAAGAAGGTCAGTATCCACCATGAATCTGTCTAAACACATGGACCCAGTCATTTCCAAACGTCTCTCCTCTTCTTCAGCAACACTGCTGAATTCACCAGATAGAG GTATACGTCGCATGCCTCTGACCCCATGGGAGAATTCGATGGTCAATCGACTTCAGACACCAACACACTCGTATCTGGCCAGGAGTCGCAGCGCCATGTCTTTGTCTGGTGATGCAG CCTCCTGTCACCCAATGAGCGCAACATCCTTCAAGTCACTCCAGTCACGCAGCACCGAGCGACCAATCAGAACAAGCCTTAATTTTGAGAAACCAATAAGAGAAAACATTTCTTTGGACACCCGCACTCGCAGAAGGACCACCCAGATTATCCCG GTCGACAGAAAGGATAAGGACAACGTCAGAAAGTCATGGAGTAACTTGTCATATCCCACTACTCCCACTCTGAGCCTCTTCACGCCCAAGAGAGCTCCTTCACCCGCCGGGAACTGCAGCAGGGTCACCAATCCATCACCTAACAG GAGCTCCACTGCTAAACCTTCTCAAAAGTCTCCTAACCCTAAAAAGTCTCCAACCCCACCTGCATCAATGCGTCTGTCTGCTAGCAACCCCTCTTTATCACCGGGTAACCTCAGGCCCAACAGAGTAAACCCGGAGAGCTCGAGAGTCAGTCCAGAGGGAGAGGGGGGCAAAAAAGGGGCGATGTTGACAAGCGTTGACCCTCCCAAAACTAAACCAGAAACTCCTGTGACCAAACCTGAACCTTCAGCAG AAAGTGCTGGAAGTCCTCCATCAATACGACCCTATGCGGGCACAACAGATCCAGAGGAAGCATCTCGCCTGCTGGCTGAAAAACGTCGGCAGGCCAGAGAGCAAAGAGAACGAGAAGAGGAAGAAAGGAGACAACAGGAAGAGGCTGAAAG gcGCGGCAGGGAGGAGATGGCCCGCAGGAAGGCAGAAGAGAGAgcgaagagagaggaggaggcGCAGCGGCAGGCAGAGGAGAGGGGGAGaagggaggaggaggagaagcGTTTAGAGGAGGAGAGGGctcaaaaagagagagaggaagctGAACGCCTGCAGAaacag aaagaagaagaggaggcTCGGCAGAGAGAGGAGGCTGAGTGTTTGCGcctggagagagagaagcaCTTTCAGAAAGAGGAGGCAGAGAGACTCGAGAGGAAGAAG CGCCTCGAGGAAATCATGAAACGCACACGGCGATCTGATCCG AAGACAACCCCTCAGAAAAATGGTGACGTCAGCCGGGAGAGAGGACAAGATTCAA CAATGTCAGGTAGCCCCTCAGTGAGTGTGTCCACACCTCAGTCTCCTGAGACAGATCGCAGTGACAGTAATGGGCACACAGGCCCCAGCTTCATCACACCTATACTGCCCACTGCAGGTCACAG TACAGTCCTGGCTGCCCAGCTTAGAGAAAATGGCATTGCCACAGAGAAAGAGACCTTTGAGGAGGTCATAGAGGTTCCCATGACCTCCAAACTGTCTCGTCAGGATGGAGACGGGGAGGAGATGGAAAACAAGGAGGAAGAGAAGAGGAAAGTTCCCCTCTTGGCCTTCACAGAGAATGGAAGCACACACAGTACGAATGAACTGGAGGAGAACCCGGCACAGCAGAGAGCAG ATATTGTATGA
- the map7b gene encoding ensconsin isoform X3: MAERDGRDACVSFSQGADSHLRADDKSSWSRPESSASGQNTYTVRSPTEIHTVTRPEPLMLKNDERQRLARERREELDKQNATRDSKWLEREERAQHFYEKQLEERRKKLEEQRLREERRRAAVEEKRRQRLEEDQARYEAVIRKTMEKSQRVRPKSNRWSWGGTLSASTSHNNDAERRSVSTMNLSKHMDPVISKRLSSSSATLLNSPDRALLKQTSQSSSCLLKKTLSKSKISREKIPQEQSAGIRRMPLTPWENSMVNRLQTPTHSYLARSRSAMSLSGDAVTPICPRSASCHPMSATSFKSLQSRSTERPIRTSLNFEKPIRENISLDTRTRRRTTQIIPVDRKDKDNVRKSWSNLSYPTTPTLSLFTPKRAPSPAGNCSRVTNPSPNRSSTAKPSQKSPNPKKSPTPPASMRLSASNPSLSPGNLRPNRVNPESSRVSPEGEGGKKGAMLTSVDPPKTKPETPVTKPEPSAESAGSPPSIRPYAGTTDPEEASRLLAEKRRQAREQREREEEERRQQEEAERRGREEMARRKAEERAKREEEAQRQAEERGRREEEEKRLEEERAQKEREEAERLQKQKEEEEARQREEAECLRLEREKHFQKEEAERLERKKRLEEIMKRTRRSDPKTTPQKNGDVSRERGQDSTMSGSPSVSVSTPQSPETDRSDSNGHTGPSFITPILPTAGHSTVLAAQLRENGIATEKETFEEVIEVPMTSKLSRQDGDGEEMENKEEEKRKVPLLAFTENGSTHSTNELEENPAQQRADIV, translated from the exons GTGCTGACTCCCACCTCAGAGCAGATGACAAGTCATCATGGAGTCGACCCGAGTCATCTGCCTCAGGACAGAACACCTACACTGTTCGCAGTCCTACGGAGATCCACACTGTTACCAGACCAG aGCCTCTAATGCTGAAGAACGATGAAAGACAGAGACTCGCTCGTGAGCGAAGGGAGGAGCTGGACAAACAGAATG ctACACGAGATTCGAAGTGGCTTGAGCGAGAGGAGAGAGCGCAACATTTTTACGAGAAACAGTTGGAGGAGCGGAGAAAGAAGCTGGAGGAGCAAAGGCTAAGAGAGGAGAGGAGACGCGCCGCTGTGGAGGAAAAACGTCGACAGAGACTAGAGGAGGATCAG GCACGGTATGAAGCTGTTATCAGGAAGACCATGGAGAAGAGTCAGAGAGTCAGGCCTAAATCAAACCGCTGGAGCTGGGGCGGAACACTGTCGGCTAGCACCTCACACAATAATG aTGCGGAAAGAAGGTCAGTATCCACCATGAATCTGTCTAAACACATGGACCCAGTCATTTCCAAACGTCTCTCCTCTTCTTCAGCAACACTGCTGAATTCACCAGATAGAG CCTTACTGAAGCAGACGTCTCAGTCATCGTCttgcttgttaaaaaaaacactgtctaAATCCAAAATCTCCAGAGAGAAGATCCCTCAGGAACAATCAGCAG GTATACGTCGCATGCCTCTGACCCCATGGGAGAATTCGATGGTCAATCGACTTCAGACACCAACACACTCGTATCTGGCCAGGAGTCGCAGCGCCATGTCTTTGTCTGGTGATGCAG TGACCCCCATTTGTCCTCGCTCAGCCTCCTGTCACCCAATGAGCGCAACATCCTTCAAGTCACTCCAGTCACGCAGCACCGAGCGACCAATCAGAACAAGCCTTAATTTTGAGAAACCAATAAGAGAAAACATTTCTTTGGACACCCGCACTCGCAGAAGGACCACCCAGATTATCCCG GTCGACAGAAAGGATAAGGACAACGTCAGAAAGTCATGGAGTAACTTGTCATATCCCACTACTCCCACTCTGAGCCTCTTCACGCCCAAGAGAGCTCCTTCACCCGCCGGGAACTGCAGCAGGGTCACCAATCCATCACCTAACAG GAGCTCCACTGCTAAACCTTCTCAAAAGTCTCCTAACCCTAAAAAGTCTCCAACCCCACCTGCATCAATGCGTCTGTCTGCTAGCAACCCCTCTTTATCACCGGGTAACCTCAGGCCCAACAGAGTAAACCCGGAGAGCTCGAGAGTCAGTCCAGAGGGAGAGGGGGGCAAAAAAGGGGCGATGTTGACAAGCGTTGACCCTCCCAAAACTAAACCAGAAACTCCTGTGACCAAACCTGAACCTTCAGCAG AAAGTGCTGGAAGTCCTCCATCAATACGACCCTATGCGGGCACAACAGATCCAGAGGAAGCATCTCGCCTGCTGGCTGAAAAACGTCGGCAGGCCAGAGAGCAAAGAGAACGAGAAGAGGAAGAAAGGAGACAACAGGAAGAGGCTGAAAG gcGCGGCAGGGAGGAGATGGCCCGCAGGAAGGCAGAAGAGAGAgcgaagagagaggaggaggcGCAGCGGCAGGCAGAGGAGAGGGGGAGaagggaggaggaggagaagcGTTTAGAGGAGGAGAGGGctcaaaaagagagagaggaagctGAACGCCTGCAGAaacag aaagaagaagaggaggcTCGGCAGAGAGAGGAGGCTGAGTGTTTGCGcctggagagagagaagcaCTTTCAGAAAGAGGAGGCAGAGAGACTCGAGAGGAAGAAG CGCCTCGAGGAAATCATGAAACGCACACGGCGATCTGATCCG AAGACAACCCCTCAGAAAAATGGTGACGTCAGCCGGGAGAGAGGACAAGATTCAA CAATGTCAGGTAGCCCCTCAGTGAGTGTGTCCACACCTCAGTCTCCTGAGACAGATCGCAGTGACAGTAATGGGCACACAGGCCCCAGCTTCATCACACCTATACTGCCCACTGCAGGTCACAG TACAGTCCTGGCTGCCCAGCTTAGAGAAAATGGCATTGCCACAGAGAAAGAGACCTTTGAGGAGGTCATAGAGGTTCCCATGACCTCCAAACTGTCTCGTCAGGATGGAGACGGGGAGGAGATGGAAAACAAGGAGGAAGAGAAGAGGAAAGTTCCCCTCTTGGCCTTCACAGAGAATGGAAGCACACACAGTACGAATGAACTGGAGGAGAACCCGGCACAGCAGAGAGCAG ATATTGTATGA